CTGTCCTACGCCTGCGCACAAAAGCTCGAAGTGGCCGGTCCCGGTACGGCCCCGGTGGAGGTCGTCGCCATCGGCACCACAGACGCCGCAGCCCAAAGCGGGAAGGTCGATCCGAATTATTTCTATACCGGCAATTTCACGATTCAGGTCGGTGCGTTCGCCAATCGGGCCAACGCCGACAGACTCAGGCAGCGGCTCGATCGGGAAGGCTACCCGTATAGCCATGTCGTTCAAGGGCTTGTCGAATCCGGAACCGTCTATCGGGTTCGGGTTTCCCGAAGCACATCCCTGGAACAGGCCCAGGTCTATCAAAAGCATTTCAGGGATAATGGTTTTGGGGATGCCTTCGTCGTGGCGGAGTAGGGTCTGAAAACGGGGATGGAAATCGGCATGAAAAACGGAATTGGCCAGGATGAGGCTCCCGATCGGAGAGGGCGCTCCAAGCCGTGCGTTTTTCTGGATCGGGACGGGGTGATCAACCACGATTCCGCAGATTACATCAAGAGCCTCGACGAGTTCGTCCCGATCGAAGGCAGTTATGAGGCGATTGCCCGGCTGAACCGGGCCGGCAGGATGGTCATCGTGATCACGAATCAGTCCGCCATTGGCAGAGGCATTATCGATGGATCGACCCTGGAGCGGATTCATGAGCGGTTGGCCGAAGAAGTCGGGGCGGCAGGCGGTCACATCACGGATATCCTCTTTTGTCCCCACAGGCCCGATGAAAAATGTTCTTGTCGAAAACCCGAGCCCGGCATGCTCTTCGAAGCCGCTGCGCGCCATGGCATCGATCTGTCCCGTTCCGTGATGGTGGGCGACAGCGCCAAAGACATCGAATGCGGGATCCGGGCGGGATGCAAAACCGTTCTGGTGCTGAGCGGAAACGGCAGACAGGCGCTGGAATCCCTGAAAAACCGGGGAATCAGCCCGGATGCCGTTTTCCCCTTCCTTCGTGACGCCGTCCACTGGATCATTCGGCAATGAATCCTCCGGAAGCCGCCGTCACCATCGAGGGCCGCATCGAGCGGATCACCTTCCACAACCCCGACAACCACTATTCGGTTGTCCAGATCAGCGTTTCCAACACCAAGACCCCCATCACGGCAGTCGGCTACATCCCCAATCCCAACGTCGGCAGCCTCTTCCGGATCACCGGAACATGGGACAGCCACAACCGATACGGCATGCAGCTCAAAATCGCCTCCTGCGAACCCAGGCTTCCCGAAACCGAAAGCGAAATCCGCCAATACCTCAAATCGGGATTTCTCAAAGGCATTCCCAGGAAAGTCATCCATCGCATTGTCGCTGCCTTCGGCGCCGCTACCTTCGATGTCATCGAAAACCATCCCGAACGCCTGAATGAAGTCAAGGGAGTCGGGGATGCCATCGCCGCCAAGATTGCGGATGCCTATCAGGAAAACCACGGCCTGCACCGGCTGATGCATCTTCTGGAGAAAGCGGCGCTCCCGGCTTCCTATGCGTCCCGGATCTACCGGCAATACGGCGCGCAGAGCGCCTCGATCCTGACCCAAAACCCGTACCAGGCGGCTTTCGACATTCCGGGATGGGGATTTTACATTGCGGACCGGATTGCGCGGAGTCTTGATTTCCCCATGGACGCTCCTGCCAGGGCCAGGGCCTGCATTCAGTATGTCCTCGAGATGGCTGCATCCGATGGAAACACGGCCGTCGAGTTGCCGGAGCTCGCCCGAAAAAGCGCTTCCCTGTTCGATATCGAGGGCGAGGCCTTCGATCAGGCCCTGGCCGCGCTGGTGAAAAAAGGGGATGTGGTTATCCGGAGCATCGCAGGCGTCGAGAACGAGCTGGCGCTGCTGGCGCATCTCGACGAGGCCGAGCGCCGGATCGCCAAGCACGTCGAGCGGCTCTTGCGCGCCCCGATTCCGGATGTCCGCTTCGATCGGGAAGCCCTGAGCCGGGAAGTGATCGAGAACCTGGCCATCGAGCCGTCGGCAGACCAGGTGGCGATCCTCGAGCGGATTCTGCATCACCGGATGGCCATCATCACGGGCGGACCGGGGACTGGCAAGACGACCCTGTTGCGCGCCGTATGCGCCCTGTTCAAGCGGCTGGGTAAATCGGTGATGCTCGCGGCCCCGACCGGAAGGGCGGCCCGCAGGCTTTCGGAAGTGGCCCGGAAAAGCGCGAAGACGCTTCACCGGATGCTGCTCTACGACCCGGATGCGGAGCAGTTCGGGAAATCGGAAAGCGATCCGCTGGAGGCCGATGTCGTCATCGTCGATGAGGCGAGCATGATCGATGTGGTGCTGATGCGCCATCTGCTCGAGGCGCTGCCCACGAAGGGGCGTCTGATTCTGGTGGGGGATCGGTTCCAGTTGCCATCGGTAGGACCGGGAAACGTGCTCTCCGATCTGATCGAATCCGGGGTGATTCCGGTTTTCGAGCTGACCGAGATTTTCCGCCAGGCTGCCCAGAGCCCCATCGTCATGAACGCGCACCGCGTCCGCGGCGGACAAATGCCGATCATGGAAAGAGGAAGCGATCCCGGTGACTTGCTGGAATTCTACATCATCGAACAGGGCGATCCGGAGGCTGCGGCGCGGCAGATCGTCGAAATGGTCACCCATCGGATTCCCGAGTCATTCGGCCTGGACCCGGTTCGGGACATCCAGGTTCTTTCCCCCATGCACAAGGGCGTGCTGGGGACCATCGCGCTCAACCAGGCCCTCCAGCAGGCGCTCAATCCGCAGAGCCCGGGCATCGAAGCCTTCGGAAACGCTTTCCGGATCCGGGACAAGGTGATGCATCTGCGGAACAACTACGAAAAGGAAATTTACAACGGTGATATCGGAATGGTCGAGGATTTCGAGAAAAGGCATCAGCGGCTGCATGTCCGCTACGAAGAGCGCATCGTCGTCTATGAAAAGGAAGAAATGCAGGATGTGATCCCGGCCTACGCCATCACGGTGCACAAATCCCAGGGTTCGGAATATCCCGCCGTCATTCTCCCGCTCATGGGGGCCCATTTCCCCATGCTCCAGCGAAATCTGCTCTATACGGCCCTGACCCGCGGCAAGCGCCTCGTCATTCTCATCGGCACCCAGCATGCCATTCGGACGGCCGTGGAAAACGACCGGAGCGGAAAGCGCCTGTCGGTCCTCAAGGCCCTGCTCCAGGAAAAGAGGGCACATCCGCCCGAATCCGAAAACGGTCCGATACCGTCCATGCGGGGTGCCTGATCCTTCGGTCCTCCGATTACAGCCGCCAGTAGCGGATGCCTTTCGCTCTGGCTTCGTTCGGGTCGAAGGCGGCCTTGACGTCGATCAGAATGGGGGCGCCATTCCGGCAGAGGGCTGCGATGCGATCGAGCCCCATTTCCAGATACGGCCTGTGCAGCACGGCCAGAACGACGGCATCCACGCCTTCGATGGCCGCAATTTCCCGGTGGAGTTCGATGTCATAGTATTTTCGGGCTTCCGCCGGGTCCGCCAGCGGATCGTGGACCAGCACTTCGATGCCGTAGTCCCGCAGCTCGGTGATGATGTCCATGACCTTGGTGTTGCGCAGGTCCGGCACGTTTTCCTTGAACGTGAGCCCCAGAATGACCACCCGCGCGTTGCGAACCTGTTTGGAGGCCGCGATCATCATCTTGACGGTTTTTTCAGCGATGGTCTTGCCCATGTTGTCGTTGATCCGTCTGCCGGCCAGGATCATTTCCGGATGGTACCCGAGCGCTTCGGCCTTGAACGTCAGATAATACGGATCCACGCCGATACAGTGGCCGCCGACGAGCCCCGGCCGGAAGGGCAGAAAATTCCACTTGGTCCCGGCCGCCTTCAGGACATCCTGCGTATCGATGCCGATCCGGTCGAAGATCATGGCCAGTTCGTTCATCAACGCGATGTTGAGATCGCGCTGGGTGTTTTCGATGACCTTGGCAGCCTCGGCCACCTTGATGGACGGGGCGGCGTGGATGCCCGCCAGGGCAACCTTCCCGTAGACGGCGCAGAGCATGGCGCTCGTGGTGGGGTCCGAGCCCGACACCACCTTGACGATTCTGTCCACACTGTGCTCCCTGTCTCCGGGATTCATGCGTTCCGGCGAATAGCCGATCGTAAAATCCGCCCCCAGCTTCATACCGGAGTGCTGTTCCAGAATCGGCAGGCACACTTCCTCCGTGGCCCCCGGGTACACCGTGGATTCATACACCACGCAGCTTCCCCTGGCGAGGTGTTTGCCAACAGCCTCGGATGCGCCGATCAGGGGGCGGAAATCCGGGATGCGGTAGGCGTCAATGGGTGTGGGCACGGCCACGATGATGAGCCTGCAGTTGGCCAGCACCTCCGGATCGTTGCTGAAAGCGATATCCGCGGTACGGAGTTCCTCCGCGTCCACCTCATGGGTTCGATCGATGCCGTTGCGAAGCTCCTCGATCCGGGACAATTTGAGGTCGTAGCCGGTCACCGAAAAATGTCTGGACAGATGAACGGCAAGGGGGAGACCGACATACCCGAGGCCGATGACGGCGATGC
This Desulfatirhabdium butyrativorans DSM 18734 DNA region includes the following protein-coding sequences:
- the recD2 gene encoding SF1B family DNA helicase RecD2 yields the protein MNPPEAAVTIEGRIERITFHNPDNHYSVVQISVSNTKTPITAVGYIPNPNVGSLFRITGTWDSHNRYGMQLKIASCEPRLPETESEIRQYLKSGFLKGIPRKVIHRIVAAFGAATFDVIENHPERLNEVKGVGDAIAAKIADAYQENHGLHRLMHLLEKAALPASYASRIYRQYGAQSASILTQNPYQAAFDIPGWGFYIADRIARSLDFPMDAPARARACIQYVLEMAASDGNTAVELPELARKSASLFDIEGEAFDQALAALVKKGDVVIRSIAGVENELALLAHLDEAERRIAKHVERLLRAPIPDVRFDREALSREVIENLAIEPSADQVAILERILHHRMAIITGGPGTGKTTLLRAVCALFKRLGKSVMLAAPTGRAARRLSEVARKSAKTLHRMLLYDPDAEQFGKSESDPLEADVVIVDEASMIDVVLMRHLLEALPTKGRLILVGDRFQLPSVGPGNVLSDLIESGVIPVFELTEIFRQAAQSPIVMNAHRVRGGQMPIMERGSDPGDLLEFYIIEQGDPEAAARQIVEMVTHRIPESFGLDPVRDIQVLSPMHKGVLGTIALNQALQQALNPQSPGIEAFGNAFRIRDKVMHLRNNYEKEIYNGDIGMVEDFEKRHQRLHVRYEERIVVYEKEEMQDVIPAYAITVHKSQGSEYPAVILPLMGAHFPMLQRNLLYTALTRGKRLVILIGTQHAIRTAVENDRSGKRLSVLKALLQEKRAHPPESENGPIPSMRGA
- a CDS encoding nucleotide sugar dehydrogenase: MVTFESLTERKDRIAVIGLGYVGLPLAVHLSRHFSVTGYDLKLSRIEELRNGIDRTHEVDAEELRTADIAFSNDPEVLANCRLIIVAVPTPIDAYRIPDFRPLIGASEAVGKHLARGSCVVYESTVYPGATEEVCLPILEQHSGMKLGADFTIGYSPERMNPGDREHSVDRIVKVVSGSDPTTSAMLCAVYGKVALAGIHAAPSIKVAEAAKVIENTQRDLNIALMNELAMIFDRIGIDTQDVLKAAGTKWNFLPFRPGLVGGHCIGVDPYYLTFKAEALGYHPEMILAGRRINDNMGKTIAEKTVKMMIAASKQVRNARVVILGLTFKENVPDLRNTKVMDIITELRDYGIEVLVHDPLADPAEARKYYDIELHREIAAIEGVDAVVLAVLHRPYLEMGLDRIAALCRNGAPILIDVKAAFDPNEARAKGIRYWRL
- the gmhB gene encoding D-glycero-beta-D-manno-heptose 1,7-bisphosphate 7-phosphatase; amino-acid sequence: MKNGIGQDEAPDRRGRSKPCVFLDRDGVINHDSADYIKSLDEFVPIEGSYEAIARLNRAGRMVIVITNQSAIGRGIIDGSTLERIHERLAEEVGAAGGHITDILFCPHRPDEKCSCRKPEPGMLFEAAARHGIDLSRSVMVGDSAKDIECGIRAGCKTVLVLSGNGRQALESLKNRGISPDAVFPFLRDAVHWIIRQ